The genomic DNA GCGACCTTCTCATTGCTGAAAATCATACCATGAGGAAGCTGCTGGCACGATTGCTTGCTGGGACCGACTATGGAAGGTACAATGCTGTGCTTCTTATTGTACTGGAATTCAGATATTACAGACACCATGGGATCGATTTGCGTAAACCACTTTCGTTCTTCCATAAGGAACAGCTGATTGATGCGCACCTGAAAGTAATCTTTCCCCGCTTCAAAGGGTTGCACCATCTGTTCCTTGCGGTCTATGTTGTCAAGCGGGATGGTCACAGCGCTGGGCTGCTCACGTTGACTGGTCACGATCTTGTCCGTGATAAAGCTCCAAATCTCTGAAAACGAGCTCATACTTCCTCCTTTGCCCGGGCTCTCAGCCAACTCTGGAATGAGCACACGCAGAAATTCACCATAGCACACTGCTGATTGGAAGAAAATTCAATCTCAGGCCCGCCCAGTGGCCCTAAAAGAATATAATACTGATTTCGCTGCCGGGTGACTGTACCTTATGCCTAATCGGATTTGCGTTGTAGAAAATGGTAAAGTTTTGTGAGGTGTGTTCATGGAGCCAGATCTCGATAAGATGAAGGAATCCCTGATTTCCATAATAAGCCCGATGCTCAACAATGCTAAAGAACGAAAACTGCTTCGTATTCGCATTGAATTTTCGAAGCTTCCACACATTGATGCTGCCCATGCATTTGACAACGAAACAGGCAACCGGTGGATCGTTCTCAATAGTAAGGTATTCACCACGTTGCATCAGGTTAACGATCGGTTCTGCCAGCTGATCAACTTAAACAATAATCCCCATGCAGCCAAAGAAGAACTGCTCTCCGCTTTCCTCAATTTTCCGGATCGAATTGCCGGTTATTTTCTGCGGGGGAAAAGAGAGCCTGCTCTTAAGCCAGGAGAGGCGCCCGGAAATACATGGGTAGCTACGTCTGCTCAACAGATATTTCTCACCCTGCACGAGCTCGGACATGTCTTTCTTGAACACGGCAGGACATCTGCGTCTGACATCGGATCACACGTATCAGTCTGGCATGCGCAGAACGCCCGTCCTGAGGAGGTAGACGCAGTAGATCTTTTTGCGGCAAGCCACATGGCCAAAGGTCCGTGGCCGACAGTATATTCCACAGATCGCCGTCAGTTACTGCTGGGGATTTTTCGATTTTTTGAGTCTCTGGAGCTTCTGAGAAAGATGGACAGATACTCCATCGGCCCTCACATAGCACCCAGAGAACGATTTATCAACATCGCCGGCATTATGGATCGCAAAAGCTATCTCGAGGAAAAGCCCTTCTTTGACGACTGCCAGTCTATGCTTGATGATATGTACAGCGTATGGAAACTTCGCTTCAGGCGAGCGAAGTCAAAGACGACATCCCGCAATGCAGATCGTGCAGTGCGGCTCCCCTTCCCTTGTCCTGGCTTCCGAGACTAGAATTCAGCGCTCGCGCAGATAATCGGCGATAATCGTTTCAGGAATTCTGTTCTTTCGCTTCCTCCTGCAGTCGTCGCATAAGGTCCACGTACGCTCGCGCCTTGGGGGAAATTTCTTTCCAACGCTCAAAGCCGGCTGTAAAGACATCTTTGGATCTGCCGAGGTCCCTGGCAATGGCAGTCAGCAGTTCTCCTTCACTGATTGCAGGCTCCTGCCCCAGCAGTTCTTCGATGCGCGCATAGAGAACTAACGGAGCAATTTCCGGGGACTGCCGGATCATGAGTTCATACTCCCATCGTTCGAACGCGTGAGAGGGTAACGCCTTCAGAACGCTTTCCGCATACGCCGCCTCTTTCTCGAAAAATGCAACCAGTTCAGGGTTTTCATCATCAACAGGTGATGTGAACTTCCCATGTTTCTTGTCGAAATTCACGTGTACGATTTCTTCGGAAGCAAGGCCGAATCGTTCGTCAGCCTCCTCCCTTCTGGCAATGCCAAGGGAAGCCGATTGAAGATCCTTGGGGTGACTGAAGTAACGACGCCACCATGCCTCCCAGTCCTGCACCTCGGACCGGCCCGCTTCGTACAACTGCAAGGCGCTGCCAAGTTCTTCCAGGGCCAGAAGCAGGATGCGGTGAGCGCTCCGGTAACGACCTGCTTCCGCGAGCGCTTTCGCGTCAGGGAGCAGCCGCTGGGCGTTCTCAACGCACAATTTATAGCCATTCCGCAATGCTGTTCTATCCAGTGAGGGATACGCGCCATATTCACTAATCCCGGGAGCCTTCTCATTTCCTATGAAGGTACCCGGCACCGGCGTCCCGCCGGAGCGCCGGGCTTCGACTTCCCGTTGCAGCGTCTGGGCATCAAACACCTTCATGACTCTTCCTCCTGATCTGATCAAGGGCTTTCAGCTGAAGCGCGGGCCCCGTCTCCTTTGCTGATCCTTACTATATTTTCGTCCAATCCCCAGGTGAGTATTAGGTGAACGATCTTTCCATTTAAGGATTATGCAAGACAGGGACAGAGAAAGTCGTTTCAGTGTCAAACGGAAACGATGACGTTTTGAGGCTTTTCGACGCCGCCAAGGCGACGAAAAAAGGTGAGGCCTTTTCAGTACTTATGTCCCGGGAGGACTAATGCGGAACCATGCCGGGCGGCCGTCGTCCTCCCAACGCTGCTGCCGGGTGCCTGCGCCCGAACCTTGCGGTGTAGCACAGCCAGCCGCGAACAATACCACCACGAGTAACACGGCCAGCAGCACAAGATGTCCGCACCTCATCTTTCTATCCTCCTCGTCTGAGACCGCTCATCGCCTTCACCACGAGTGAACGCTGCCATTGGTACGACCTCCCGATACTATGAATATACGAAAATCAGAGTAGTGCATCAAGAAGAAAACTGCGCTATATTTCCTGTAAGCGGTCGCCAGAAACTCCACGCTTGCTGAGATAACCTAAAAAAGGAGGGAGAGCATGGATTATAATCAGATCGGCCAAAACATTCTCACAACAGGCACGGCGGTTGGACTCAAGGTCATAGGCGCAATAATACTCTGGTTCGTCGGCAGCGCATTGATACGTTTCGCCGTCAAAATGATAATCAGGGGTATGCGGCTGAAGGACATTGACCACACCATCATAGCGTATGTTTCGAACGCTGTCTCTGTCCTGCTCAAGATCACCCTGATCGTCGCCATCCTCGGCTATTTCGGCATTCAGACCACGACCTTCGCGGCATTGCTTGCAGCTGCCGGGCTGGCAATCGGGGCTGCGTGGAGTGGGCTGCTTGCGAATTTTGCAGCAGGAGCATTCCTTGTCATACTCAAGCCTTTCAAAGCAGGCGATTTTATCCAGGCGGGCGGCATGATCGGAACGGTGGAGGAGATCGGCCTTTTTGTGACAACAATCAGCACCATGGACAATATCAAAACGTATATCGGCAACGGAAAGATCTTTTCCGACATTATACAGAATTTCTCTGCCAATCCTTACCGGCGCGTAGACCTGGTGGCCCAGTTGGACCACACGG from Syntrophorhabdales bacterium includes the following:
- a CDS encoding AbiV family abortive infection protein; this translates as MKVFDAQTLQREVEARRSGGTPVPGTFIGNEKAPGISEYGAYPSLDRTALRNGYKLCVENAQRLLPDAKALAEAGRYRSAHRILLLALEELGSALQLYEAGRSEVQDWEAWWRRYFSHPKDLQSASLGIARREEADERFGLASEEIVHVNFDKKHGKFTSPVDDENPELVAFFEKEAAYAESVLKALPSHAFERWEYELMIRQSPEIAPLVLYARIEELLGQEPAISEGELLTAIARDLGRSKDVFTAGFERWKEISPKARAYVDLMRRLQEEAKEQNS
- a CDS encoding mechanosensitive ion channel family protein, translating into MDYNQIGQNILTTGTAVGLKVIGAIILWFVGSALIRFAVKMIIRGMRLKDIDHTIIAYVSNAVSVLLKITLIVAILGYFGIQTTTFAALLAAAGLAIGAAWSGLLANFAAGAFLVILKPFKAGDFIQAGGMIGTVEEIGLFVTTISTMDNIKTYIGNGKIFSDIIQNFSANPYRRVDLVAQLDHTVDPKVAVGLLKERLAKIPNVVSAPAPDVEILSFTLNGPVLAVRPYCNNADYWQVYFDTNRVIRETFGEAGFPAPQQHVQVATRPA